A section of the Bacteroidota bacterium genome encodes:
- a CDS encoding 3-hydroxyacyl-ACP dehydratase: MEDTDQETVQASIRFDANHRIFQGHFPGFPVVPGVCMIQIIKEIIALRYRISLFLTTGDNIKFLRFIDPRQSPDVRVKIRVNELDGIRLKADALIYDEESNFLKFKGVFLKEA, translated from the coding sequence ATGGAGGATACAGATCAGGAAACAGTTCAGGCCAGTATCAGGTTCGATGCCAACCACCGGATATTCCAGGGGCATTTCCCGGGCTTTCCTGTAGTGCCGGGAGTTTGCATGATCCAGATTATCAAGGAGATAATAGCTTTGCGATATAGAATCAGCTTGTTTCTTACAACCGGAGATAATATAAAATTTCTCCGCTTTATTGATCCACGTCAATCTCCTGATGTTCGGGTTAAGATAAGGGTCAATGAGTTGGATGGCATCAGGCTGAAAGCGGATGCTCTGATATACGATGAAGAATCCAATTTTCTGAAATTTAAAGGAGTTTTCCTAAAGGAAGCCTGA
- a CDS encoding outer membrane lipoprotein carrier protein LolA, with amino-acid sequence MQQYRTLAFGGLLFLISLSMSAQPSGFKVLSSPDEFREKMAASVEKTISLQSSFIQEKNLDVFQEVIISNGVFYYRKENHVRWEYLDPISYVIVMNGDQVMIRSNGKTNTYDMDENAFIRQINEVMVGSVQGKILDNDDMFEISYFENADYYLAVLVPRQEEVKDILKQAEIFFRKDNLTVDKLIFTEYTGDYTLIRFTEKRINETIPERIFILD; translated from the coding sequence TCAGTATGTCCGCCCAGCCGTCAGGATTTAAGGTGCTTTCTTCTCCTGATGAGTTCAGAGAAAAGATGGCTGCTTCCGTAGAAAAAACGATTTCTTTACAAAGCTCGTTCATCCAGGAGAAAAATCTGGATGTGTTCCAGGAAGTGATTATTTCGAATGGCGTGTTTTATTACCGGAAGGAAAACCATGTCAGATGGGAATACCTGGATCCCATCTCCTATGTCATTGTGATGAATGGTGATCAGGTTATGATACGCAGCAATGGGAAGACCAACACTTATGATATGGATGAAAACGCCTTTATCCGTCAAATCAATGAAGTGATGGTAGGCAGCGTTCAGGGAAAGATTCTGGACAATGACGATATGTTCGAGATTTCCTATTTCGAGAATGCCGATTACTATCTTGCAGTTCTGGTTCCCAGGCAAGAGGAGGTCAAAGACATCCTGAAACAGGCTGAGATATTTTTCAGGAAAGATAACCTGACTGTGGATAAGCTTATTTTTACAGAGTATACCGGTGATTATACCCTAATAAGGTTTACCGAAAAACGAATCAATGAAACCATTCCTGAGAGGATTTTTATTCTGGATTAG